A region of bacterium DNA encodes the following proteins:
- a CDS encoding DUF2442 domain-containing protein has protein sequence MTSSGSDTQELKAHNVVVTEDSLTVDLTDGRTISVPLAWYPRLLHGKPEERSNWRLIGKGEGIHWPDLDEDLSIEGLILGRPSGESSRSFQRWLDERTK, from the coding sequence ATGACTTCTTCAGGGAGTGACACTCAGGAGTTGAAAGCGCATAATGTCGTGGTCACTGAAGATTCATTGACGGTGGACTTGACAGATGGCCGCACCATTTCCGTTCCATTGGCATGGTATCCTCGGCTTCTACACGGCAAGCCTGAAGAACGCAGCAATTGGCGTTTAATCGGCAAAGGGGAGGGCATTCACTGGCCTGACCTGGATGAAGATTTGAGCATCGAGGGCCTCATTCTTGGGAGGCCATCGGGTGAAAGCTCGCGTTCGTTTCAGCGCTGGCTCGATGAACGCACAAAATAA
- a CDS encoding EutN/CcmL family microcompartment protein, producing MLICRVVGDVVSTIKNEHLRGHKLLLVQPVELDGKTEKGETLIAVDKVDAGPHDLVLVNREGGGARMLLNNPKIPVQAVIVGVIDAIDVPNR from the coding sequence ATGCTTATTTGCCGCGTTGTCGGAGACGTGGTCTCCACCATCAAAAACGAACATCTGCGCGGCCACAAGCTGCTGCTGGTGCAGCCGGTTGAACTTGACGGCAAAACCGAAAAGGGTGAAACTTTGATTGCCGTCGATAAAGTCGATGCCGGGCCACATGATTTGGTGCTGGTGAATCGCGAGGGCGGCGGCGCGCGCATGCTGCTCAACAATCCCAAGATTCCCGTGCAAGCGGTGATCGTGGGGGTCATTGATGCCATCGATGTTCCGAATCGTTGA